aaaataaaataaaaacttactTGAATGTGATATGATCATATCTTGATAATAACATGGAGAGTTGATAATTGAACTATGGAAAATCTTATTATTTGTGTACTTAGATGTGATAGGAAGAGCCTTCAAGTAAATTCCGATGTGAATTGATAATTTATCCATACGTTATCTGTTGATGTACTATTTATGGGTGAGGTATTCGCTCAACCTTTAATAAAGTGAaatccttttaatttctttaacgATTAAAATAATTGACTAATAAATTAGAAGTACTGTACAAAgtgatcacttttttttttttttatttcgtgAAAACTCTCACATTTTATATAAAAGGAAAGAATACAAGTCGGTAACATTTGGTAATTTCAAATGTAATGAGAATTTTGGAAATTTGAATGATAAAATGTATTATTACAAATTgatataatattgaaatttttaaTACCTTTCATTCACTAATTAATTTATTAACAGTTTATTAATAAAtgcaaattttattaaatttaacatttttattgaaatagaattgttataaaacaaaaacaaaaaataaattgtAATCACACAAATATATACATGTTATAGAATAAATGGATATAATTGATTGAAACATGAAAATAACTACATGgcacaattaattaaaatatagtaataaaatttagaatattttgaaaataataccTATTAATGGTAGCTCCAAAATTAGGAGCTGAAAATAAATGATATAACGATAGATAggtataaattacaaattcttatACATACTTACATACATAACGATGTTGGTGCAGAGAATCAGAAACGGATGCCATCATCATTTGAAACATCGAAAACCATCCATTCCATATAAAAATCATTTGGTTTAGtattcattttataatttataaaataataataatttaatttaattttttaaaattataaaagtataaaatttaatttcgatACCAAAATTTGTTTCTCCACTTCGCTCCTGGTTTGGATGAAAAGAAAATTGCAAATGTAATAGTAAGAGAATACAGTCTCTTGATCGATGACTTTAGTATGATATATTGCTCACATTATCTATGGCCACCGCCAGAAAAGAAGTGTTCAAATGTGAATAGAGTTAAAAGCATCGCATTTCCGCCTGACTTCTCCTTGATTCCCAGTCTTAACCCCATTAAGGCTAAGCTTCTCAATTGCTCGAGCGAAATCATTGAAAAAAGCAGTCTGgtttttagcatacaattgcaCGAAAGGCCTGGTTTTGGGGTTCTGGAACAGCGCATTGTCAGATTCCAACAGTCCCATTCCCTTCTCCAAGTTCTGGTAATAAAGATTGTCAAACTTGGATGGAGTCATTACATCATTGAAAGCTGACATTGCAGGATCCTTCTCATAGTTGTGACAGAGTTTCTTTAGAGCCTCGGCATACTTGGGATTATAAGCAGGATCGGTGGGGACAGTTTTGCTATACCTGAAGAGCCTGTAAGCGAACTCCTTGCAGTGAGCGAATCCGAGGGTGTGGGCACCGGTGAGGGCGACCAATTCTTGAACGGTGAAGTTCTTGGGTTCAAACTTTTTGATGATCTCATCCATGGTCATGTTAGCCAGTGGCATGTGCCCTTCTACGCTGGACTGAGTGGACACCAGGCTGTCCTTACGGCCAAGGTTAACGGTGTAGAAGGGTCCCCCAACCATGGTAATGGCGTTACGTGTGGCCAAGGCGAGGATGTCGGAGCAAGAGACAACGCCGGGGCAGGAAAGCTCAACGGCAGTCTTGGCACGTACAATTACGTCGAAAGCATCGCCGGGAAGAGAGAGGTTGATGTCGGCGTCACGTTCGGCCTTGTTGAAGGAATTGCTGGAGATGAGTACGGAAGCGTCACAGCCTCCTATCATGCAGTCATGGAAGAAGAGGCGGAGGGTGCCAGCGGCAGTGGTGGGGTTGCTGATCTGTTTGGTGGTGACGACATCTCGAATGATGTTGTCCAAGTTAGGGCAAGATTGCCTGTAATAGTCAGGCGAAAGTTGGGACTGTGAGAGTGAGAAAGGGATATTGGAGAAGAAAAGGGGAAGGAGGATGAGGAGGAAGAGAAAGGAAGGAAAAGCC
This window of the Gossypium arboreum isolate Shixiya-1 chromosome 12, ASM2569848v2, whole genome shotgun sequence genome carries:
- the LOC108478926 gene encoding peroxidase 31-like, giving the protein MAFPSFLFLLILLPLFFSNIPFSLSQSQLSPDYYRQSCPNLDNIIRDVVTTKQISNPTTAAGTLRLFFHDCMIGGCDASVLISSNSFNKAERDADINLSLPGDAFDVIVRAKTAVELSCPGVVSCSDILALATRNAITMVGGPFYTVNLGRKDSLVSTQSSVEGHMPLANMTMDEIIKKFEPKNFTVQELVALTGAHTLGFAHCKEFAYRLFRYSKTVPTDPAYNPKYAEALKKLCHNYEKDPAMSAFNDVMTPSKFDNLYYQNLEKGMGLLESDNALFQNPKTRPFVQLYAKNQTAFFNDFARAIEKLSLNGVKTGNQGEVRRKCDAFNSIHI